A window of Variovorax paradoxus genomic DNA:
CCTGACGGACCCTGAATCCATCGCCAAGATCCGAGCGCGCACCAACTACTACGCGAACATGGTGCCCTCGGTGCCCGACAGCTTCGTGCGCATGCTCGACGGCGATATGGTGACCATCGACGGCCACGCATGGCGCTGCATCAGCGGCTACGGCCACGCGCCGGAGCACATCGCGCTGTACTGCGACGAACTCAAGCTGCTGCTGGGCGGCGACATGATGCTGCCGCGCATCTCCACCAACGTGAGCGTGCACGCGGGCGAGCCCGAAGCCAATTCGCTGCGCCTGTTTTTGGACAGCATCGACCGGTTCAAGGCGCTGCCCGCCGACACGCTGGGCCTGCCCTCGCACGGCAAGCCATTCACCGGCATCCACCGCCGCGTCGACCAGTTGCAGGAGCACCACCGCGACCGCCTGGCCGAACTGCTCGAGGCCTGCGTGGCGCGCCCGCTCACCGCGGCCGAAGGCCTGCCGATCCTGTTCAAGCGCGAACTCGACCTGCACCAGATGACCTTTGCCATGGGCGAGACCGTGGCCCACCTGCACCTGCTGTGGTTCTCGGGACAAGTCAAGCGCGAGCTGGGCAAGGACGGCATCTACCGCTTCGGCGCGAAGGCGGGCGCCGCCTGAGGAAATGGCCGGCGATTTAGACTCGCCGGATGAACGACGACACGCTGGCTGAGCTGCGCGCGGGCCGGCTGGCAGGCGCAAGAAGAATCGACCTCTCGTGCGGACTCAACGAGTTTCCGCGCGAGGTCTTCGAGCTTGCCGATTCGCTGGAAGTGCTGAACCTGTCGGGCAATGCGCTCGATGTCCTGCCCGACGACCTGCACCGGCTGCACAGGCTGCGCGTGCTCTTCTGCTCCGACAACCGCTTCACCGAACTGCCCGAAGCCATCGGTAGGTGCCAGGGCCTCGACATCGTGGGCTTCAAGGCCAACGCGATTCGCAGCGTGCCGGCCGCCGCGCTGCCGCCTTCGCTGCGCTGGCTGATCCTCACCGACAACCAGATCGAGGAACTCCCCGAAACGCTCGGCGCATGCACCCGCATGCAGAAGCTGATGCTGGCGGGCAACCGCCTGCGCGCGCTGCCGCCTTCGATGGCCGGGCTCGAGCGGCTCGAACTGCTGCGCATTTCGGCCAACCGCTTCGAGACGCTGCCCGCATGGTTGCCCACGCTGCCGCGCCTGTCGTGGCTCGCTTGCGCGGGCAACCCCTTCGACACGCAGGCCGAGGACGCCGCCATCGCCGCGAAGTCGGTGCCGCACGTCGACTGGCATGAACTGACGCTGGGCAAAAAACTCGGCGAAGGCGCGTCGGGCGTGATCCACCAGGCGACGCTCGGCGCATCGCAACAGGTGGCGGTCAAGCTCTTCAAGGGCGCGGTCACCAGCGACGGCTGGCCGCACAGCGAAATGGCCGCCTGCATCGGCGCCGGTGCGCACCCCACGTTGATCGCCGCGCAAAGCCGCATCGACGGACATCCCCAAGGCACCGAAGGCCTGGTGATGGGGCTGGTCGATCCCAGCTTCACCACGCTCGCCGGGCCGCCGAGCCTGGCCTCGTGCACGCGCGACGTCTATGGGGACGATGCCCGCTGGCCCGCTGCCGTCGCCTTGCGTATCGCGCGGGACATCGCCTCGGCCATGCAGCACCTGCATGCGCGCGGCATTCTTCACGGCGACCTGTATGCGCACAACATCCTGCGCAGCCCCGAAGGCGACGGCCGGCTCGGCGACTTCGGCGCCGCCTGGATGACCGGCGCGCTCGACGAGTCACAGGCACGTGCGTTCCAGGCACTGGAAATGCGCGCCTTCGGCTGCCTGCTGGAAGAACTGCTCGAGCGCTGCACCGACGCCGCGCCGGCATCGGTGGGCGCCTTCAAGGACCGCTGCCTGCAGCCCGTTCCCGCCGCGCGCCCGTCGTTCGCCGAAGCACTGGCGCTGCTACAGGAAGAACTGCCCGCATGACCCGCCGGCGCCCGCCGAAACTGCCGCTTCCCACGCGCGACGGCGTGGGCCCCAGTTGCGTGGGCCTGCCCTACGGCCCATGGCCGACCATCGCCGAATTCCTGATCGAGCGCTTTCCCGCCATCACGCGCGAGGCCTGGCTCGAGCGCATCGCGGCGAATGACGTGATCGACGAGCACCACGTGCCCGTGACGGCCGAGCGCCGCTACCAATCGCCGCTGCGCGTGTACTACTACCGCTCGCTCGACAACGAGGTGCACATTCCGTTCGAGGAACAGGTGGTGTTCCGGGACGACCAGTTGCTGGTGGTCGACAAGCCCCCGTTCCTGCCGGTCACGCCCACCGGCAAATACCTGCAGCAAAGCCTGCTGGTGCGGCTCAAGCGCAAGCTCGAGCTCGACGACCTGGTGCCGCTGCACCGCATCGACCGCAGCACCTCGGGGCTGGTGCTGTTCTCGGTGCGGCCTGAAACACGCGGCGCCTACCAGGCGATGTTCCCCGAGCGACGCATCGACAAGCACTACGAAGCGGTGGTGCCCTGGCAGGACGGCGTTTCGTCGGTGCCAGCCACCTACCGCAGCCGGCTGGTCGACGACGAGCATTTCATGCGCGTGCGCGAGGAGCCCGGCGAGCCCAACTCCGAGACGCACATCGAACTGCTGGCGGCTCAGGGCGGCCATGCGCTGCTCAAGCTCTCGCCAGTCACCGGCCGCAAGCACCAGCTGCGCGTGCACTGCCAGGCGCTGGGCATGCCGATCGTCAACGACCCGATCTACCCCGTGCTGCTGCCCGAGAACACCGACGACTTCGACAAGCCGCTGCAACTGCTGGCCAAGTCGGTGGCCTTCATCGATCCGATCACCGGCGAGCAGCGCCGCTTCACCAGCCCCCGGAGCCTGTCGCTGGCACCAAGGTGACGCGGCGCGGGCCCGGTGCGCACTAAGCTCGTTTCCTGAAAATCTTTCATTCAGGAGACAACCGCACCATGGACACCACCCAACTCTTCTCGCTGAAGGGCCGCACCGCGCTGATCACCGGCGGCTCGCGCGGCATCGGCCGCATGATCGCCGAGGGCTTCCTGGCCCAGGGCGCGCGCGTGTACATCTCGGCGCGCAAGGCCGCGGCCTGCGACCAGACGGCGAAGGAGCTTTC
This region includes:
- a CDS encoding leucine-rich repeat-containing protein kinase family protein, with translation MNDDTLAELRAGRLAGARRIDLSCGLNEFPREVFELADSLEVLNLSGNALDVLPDDLHRLHRLRVLFCSDNRFTELPEAIGRCQGLDIVGFKANAIRSVPAAALPPSLRWLILTDNQIEELPETLGACTRMQKLMLAGNRLRALPPSMAGLERLELLRISANRFETLPAWLPTLPRLSWLACAGNPFDTQAEDAAIAAKSVPHVDWHELTLGKKLGEGASGVIHQATLGASQQVAVKLFKGAVTSDGWPHSEMAACIGAGAHPTLIAAQSRIDGHPQGTEGLVMGLVDPSFTTLAGPPSLASCTRDVYGDDARWPAAVALRIARDIASAMQHLHARGILHGDLYAHNILRSPEGDGRLGDFGAAWMTGALDESQARAFQALEMRAFGCLLEELLERCTDAAPASVGAFKDRCLQPVPAARPSFAEALALLQEELPA
- a CDS encoding pseudouridine synthase; its protein translation is MTRRRPPKLPLPTRDGVGPSCVGLPYGPWPTIAEFLIERFPAITREAWLERIAANDVIDEHHVPVTAERRYQSPLRVYYYRSLDNEVHIPFEEQVVFRDDQLLVVDKPPFLPVTPTGKYLQQSLLVRLKRKLELDDLVPLHRIDRSTSGLVLFSVRPETRGAYQAMFPERRIDKHYEAVVPWQDGVSSVPATYRSRLVDDEHFMRVREEPGEPNSETHIELLAAQGGHALLKLSPVTGRKHQLRVHCQALGMPIVNDPIYPVLLPENTDDFDKPLQLLAKSVAFIDPITGEQRRFTSPRSLSLAPR
- a CDS encoding MBL fold metallo-hydrolase, whose amino-acid sequence is MNLLERELHYPLGDTLPQPGEAMEVAPGVRWIRMRLPFALDHINLWLLRDTIDGVAGWTVVDCCIAHDEARAQWEQIFETQLQGLPILRVIVTHMHPDHIGLAHWLCERWNAPLWISSTDYHVARVLSTAGDTLAGGEQAARFFASHGLTDPESIAKIRARTNYYANMVPSVPDSFVRMLDGDMVTIDGHAWRCISGYGHAPEHIALYCDELKLLLGGDMMLPRISTNVSVHAGEPEANSLRLFLDSIDRFKALPADTLGLPSHGKPFTGIHRRVDQLQEHHRDRLAELLEACVARPLTAAEGLPILFKRELDLHQMTFAMGETVAHLHLLWFSGQVKRELGKDGIYRFGAKAGAA